From Macrobrachium rosenbergii isolate ZJJX-2024 chromosome 22, ASM4041242v1, whole genome shotgun sequence, the proteins below share one genomic window:
- the LOC136850423 gene encoding uncharacterized protein, with protein MRKHRPADIPGCDELVKSETTVINYLSTRDSRSLGKVPPDIEKSDECTCNTPASLMARCTAEDWKYQMPWVLLGLRTAPRADGAPSAAEKTYHNPSVQRLCDVVSKFAPCKRTYTNRSATFTPPGLASTTHVFIRDDAICPPLTKPYRGPFRVLERNNKAFLLALSGRNDWVSINRVKPALLEEDTDVTAVQPLPGHTSPQAAGARPPPKKLTLTHSRAASHTECSPIALTQPWHPSAPQQIHHTFEWLRNVVTTEMCGRSCVGG; from the exons gatgtgatgaacttgttaagagtgaaacaacagttatcaactacTTATCaaccagagactcaaggagccttggaaaggttccaccagacattgaaaa gtctgatgaatgcacctgcaacactCCAGCGtctctcatggcccgctgcaccgccgaggactggaaatatCAGAtgccatgggtcctcctcggcttgaggaccgcccccagggccgacggcgccccgtccgcagctgagaaaacctaccaCAACCCATCGGTGCAGAGGCTCTGCGACGTGGtcagcaagttcgccccctgcaagcggacatataCCAACAGGTCGGCCACTTTCACACCACCAGGGCTGGcatccaccactcacgtcttcatcagggatgacgccatctgcccgccactgaccaaaccctacaggggccccttccgcgtgctggagcggaacaacaaggcgttcctgcttgcaCTTTCTGGGAGGAATGATTGGGTATCGATAAAccgggtcaagcccgccctcctggaggaggacacagacgtcaccgcagTGCAACCCCTGCCTGGTCATACTTCGCCGCAAGCAGCGGGCGCGCGGCCGCCCCCGAAAAAGCTCACCCTCACCCACAGTCGGGCAGCCTCACACACAGAGTGCTCCCCCATTGCcctcacgcagccgtggcacccttcagcgccccagcagatac ATCACACTTTTGAGTGGCTGAGAAATGTCGTGACTACAGAAATGTGTGGTAGAAGTTGTGTTGGTGGTTGA